The genomic window TTCTGTTTACTTTTCAGAAATCAGTCTATTACAGATTTCTTCAAACCAGCTCCAAAACAAGGTAAGTTAATCATTGTTATGAAAGATCTTTTGTACATGAGTTTTCTTAAATTATTCAAGTCCAGAAATGTAActcaccttatttccagttttgaAACTTCTAATCTATAGAAGACCCTTAGCTGTATAACCAGATATGTAAGAAATGTTGCTGATCAGTTTCATTTTTGTCTTGGGCATGaaaatactgtttgaaataatttACATGGTGCAAGTGAACATTGAATTGCTTAATAGTCTATTtggctgatgagagagagagatggaatctGCAGGTGTATCTATGCTTTGCAAAAAAGGTTGTTCTTAATTCGGGTTAGTTAACTAAACTAGCTGTAAAGAGACAGCAACTCAGTTTTTAACTCTGATTAGCAGGTTGAGTTAGTCTCTGGGAGCATGGCGTTGAACTCAAGCTGCTAATCCAAATTAGTTTTTAACTTGGGTTCACCGGTTGAGTTCAACCCCACATTCCTACAGAGGCTTTAACTCAAGCTGCTAAACAGAGTTAAAAGCTaagttgctgtgtcttcactgccatATTAACCAGATAACCTGAACTAAGgacatatttttttatttatttggcagTAGGTTTCTGCATTGTTACTTCATATTTTGTGTCTAAAAActtctttatttctctttgtaaTAGTGTGGTGACTAAATTATGCATAATTAATTGTTTATATTTTGTATCTCTTTAAATTTGACAATAAAGACAGAATTGTATTGTGTTCTCCGGacaaaagaaatgtaaaaaatgGGGATGTTGAACTGTCGGTCATACGTACAGAaagatttgaaaagaaaatatcatCTCAGAAGAAAACTAGAAGGGAGAGGATTCCAGTCCAATCGCCAAACAAGAGTCCTGTAATGGATGACTTATTGAGAGGAGCTAACAGAGAGAAAAAGGACAGTCCAAAAGTTGTAGAGAACAATAGAGCATGCCCGGTGCTAAGCGCAAAGTATCCAAAGGTTGTGGTTCGAAAACTCCTTATGTCTGGAGGCCCTCCCAACTATTCCTTGACAAAAAAGGATACGGCCAGTAAGAGAGAACCTGGGAGAAATGAGAAGTGTCCAATTAAAACAAGAACACCCTTGTTTTATGAAAATGGTAGGGAACAGCGGATTGACTGTATGGATCGAGAGGAGGCCAGTTCAGATGCCAGCAAATGGGTTTCAACATCAAAAGCTGACATCTTAAAAAACTATGCCAGAAGTCATGGTAATGTGAACAATAAGCCTTTGTGCCAAAAAGCCGGGCATTCCACAAAGCTCCAGTATAGCCCTGGTGAGTCTCAATATTGGTTACCATTGGAAACTTActgcaaagaggaagagcagacaAGACAAAGAATGGAACAGTCTAAACTGCAGCCCTTCAGTCCAGTAAAGGTATTCTTAGGAACAGGTATATCAAACCAGGTATGTCTGCAAGTGTCAATAAGGGCCAAACCTGACCAGTATTTTAGGTGAATGTGATTACATAGTATTGTTGCCTTAAGCAAAGCATTGGTAAACTGATTAATAGTTATTTTTAGGTTAGTCAGAAATAACTAGCTTAAAAATTACCTGCTCAAAACAGAAGACTACCCAAGCTAGGTATAAGTTTACTTTAATGCACCAAATCTTGAGGACCCATCTGATAATTCATAACCTTAAGTCATAACCATTGAGCAATAGGAAGGGACATTAGCTCTCTTCCTGGCAGCAGTGGTCTGCTTTTCATTCTTGATTTTCAGTGCAAACACAGTGCTTTGGAAATTGCAGACCCCCTCACAGTAGTAAACTTAAATGCAAAGGCAGATGTACTGATGCTGGAAACCAGTACAAATATGCAAAAATAGTATAAAGTGAAGTATATTGATATAACtggcattttatttaaaaaaaacttgttttgacAAGGTAATTTTAGGTGAAGCAGTAATCCTCTCTCCCTGTATGCCACTTTTTGGGTATTTACAACTTCAGAATTAAGGCAGCAGTTCTCAGACTGGGTGGGGACCAAAGTgatcatgaccccattttaataggGTCACCAGTGCTGGTGTTAGACGTGCTGGGGCTTCATCCCTGGGCGGTGGGGTAGGGCTCTGGCTTCGGCTTtagccctgggcggtggggctcaggttacaggcgtCCCGCTCggggctgaagtccttgggctaGGACTTTGTCCCCCCACCTGGGGTGGCCGGGCTCGTGCATGCCCAGGATTTGGTTCCTCCTCTTGGTGTCATGTAGtagtttttgttgtcagaagagggtcatggtgcaatgaggTTAGAGAAACCCTGAGTTAGATGTGAACCTTACAGTCAACAGAAACAAAAAGTAGttttaaataaatggaaatggcattggtgttttttttcctaaaatttaaTACGGCTTTTATTTCACCAACCAATGAACCCTGTTTAAAAACACTGTCAAGCTCAaacaagtaacttttttttttttatcttattAACAGGGCAATGGATGTCTCTTAAGAAAAAGATCAAGCTCTGCCTCAGGTAGAAACAACAGTGCTAATGATGTAGAATTAGTTGGTGCAAACCGGTTACCTCATTTTAATGATTAATAAATGACAATGGCTAGAGTCTTTTTGAAGTTTGAATACTCCTTGTATGTGCATGAGGATGAATTGAGATTCTCATAATTTCGTAGAGGCTCATCAGTAACTAAGAAACTAAACCTGAAATTTTACCACACTTTATACCACATATATATAATTATGCATTGCAATGGTTTGGTCTGTTGTGGCAAAGTTTAGAAATGACTTGGAGCTGGTGAAAATATTCAAAAACAGTATatgcacctctaccctgatataacacgacctgatataacacgaattcgaatataacacggtaaagcagtgctccgggggggcagggtttcgcgctccagtggatcaaagcaagttcgatataatgcggtttcacctataatgcggtaagatttttttccaatttatacaatctgtttccaaaaatcagtttctgtaaaagtcgagtgcacgcagccatattaagcacattaattcggcagtgtgcgtccatgtaccgagtctagcgtcgacttccggagcgttgcactgtgggtagctatcccatagttcccgcagtctcctctgcccattggaattctatgttgagatcccaatgcttgATGggtcaaaaaacattgtcgcaggtggttctggatacagcctcacccctccctccgtgaaagcaacagcagacaaccattttgcgtcattttttcctgggtgaactgtgcagacgccataccacagcaagcgtGGACCCCGCTTAGCTCAAGAtagcagtcatgaacattgtaaacacctcgcgcattctcgtgcagtttatgctgaacaaggacctgaaaaaccaggtgaggaggaggcggctacggcagcacggtgacgagagcgatgaggacatggacacagaattctctcaaacggCAGGCCCTGGCACTTTGGAAatcatgctgttaatggggcaggttctagccgtggaacaccgattttgggcctgggaaacaagcacagatttctattacaacacagaatgcaaagtatacagtgctcactttgtattttttattacaaatgtttgcactgtaaaatgataaaagaaatagtatttttcacttcacctcatgcaagtactgtagtgcaatctctttatcatagaAGTGtaacttagaaatgtagatttttttttggtttcataacggcattcaaaaccaaaacaatgtaaaactttaggacctacaagtcctctcagtcctagttcttgttcagccaattgctaagacaaacaagtttgtttacatttatgggaagtTGGATGGACTTACCAGCAAATAGCTTTATATATGGTAGTATTTCCtaatctcttctcttctctcttcccGTGTGCTCCCCCGCCCTCCCAGGCTGCTAGAGGTGATAATGTCTAATTAGAACATTGGAATTGGACCAGGACCCAGAGATCAGTACTTATATTTTAAGAGAATCTTTATCCAAAAAGGAATGGGATCTGTTAAGTGTGTTAGTTATTGTCATACTTCTAATTCTGttttcaaaatctgttttcagAAACACATTTATTTATATCTGGATTTGAAATAAACTACTTCAGGCTTATGGAAACTTTTCTCTGTTCTCAGACATGATCCCTCTTCCCTTAGTCTGAGCTACGATCAGTCCAACATATTTTAATTCTAGCATGTGGAGCAGGTGCCCCAATATGCTACTGAGCTCCTTTCTTAAAAGAAACTGTTCTTAGTTCATTGCCAAATTAGTTACAAGTAGTGACACACCTGTATAATCTCAACTAAAGATAACTGGTTTTAGCCTGAATACTGTGGACTAAGTGAGAGAGTTGCTGTTTGTGCCCAAACATTTTGTCAGTTATGTAATTTAATGAGGAACTAACAGTTGTCTAGTACTTCTTAAAAGAATGTTGAGACAGTTTCACGTGATACACTGAAATTTTTCCAaatatgaaacttttttttcaaactttttccaCAGATGATTCAACTCAATCAAAGCAGGTTTCAAAACCTAAAGTTTCTTCAGTTATTTCAAGATGGTCATCTGAAAAGGCTATTAATGTATGGAAAAACCAGTCATTCTGCCTAAACTCAAAAATTTCTTCAGGACTgtccaaacaaaaagactttacTGGAAAAAGACAAAGGATATCTATGCATATAGATTCGAAAAGTTCAGGAAAACCTGTGGCACAAACTTTGAATGAACTTCATTTCAGCAGGTCATCTGAAAAATGCAAAACTAGACAGTCTGAATTCATGAATCATGTACTAGAGTCTCCAGGTGATGGTGTTTTGCAACTAGTGGATGCTGCTATGTCACATAGAGAAGACTTGTCTCTTTCACAGGAATATTTTGACATAAGCcacaaaaaggaaaaagataatCCCACGTGTGAGGAATTATCACCTTTATATTCTGGACACCGTACTAATAAAAATGACCAAATCTGTGTTGCAGATACCAAAGAGAATCAGTTGCAAGCAACCCGCTCACATTTCCTCTTAGAAAAGTCAACATCTCTTTCTCAGGAAAATGCTACTGTAAAGACTCATCTTCATGAATTAACTAAAACTCAGTCAAACACAATGTGCACAGAAAAAATGAAATGCCTGCATTCTTCTTCCCCCATTCAAAGTGCTAGTACATGTCAGATATTGGAAACTGAGAGAGAGCGAGACAGAGTGAGACAAATTGAACCTGGCCTTTGTAAAGATAACATACAGCTTCCCCCAGATTCTCTCAAGAATTTTACTAAATCAAAAGAGAACACTGTAAAGGCTTCAGAAGATAATTCTAACTTGCCTTCAGTGGAAATTTTTGAGAAGCCTGTATTTTCAGTAAAGATTGGCAAAGTTGTTGCACGTTCACTGTATTTTGAAGATGGATGTTCAGCTAGTAGCACTAGTTCTTCACAGATTTCAAATGAGTTGAACATTGAAAGCTCCAACATAACTTCTATGTTGAATGGAAAATTAAGCAACAGTTCTGATAGTGAAGATGAGAGTTTTGACTATAATTTGGACAGCGATGAAGAAGAAATACTCTTGCCACTACAAGATATCCTGTCCTCAAGTTCAAAACCACATGTTGGAACTCCAGAGGAAGCTTGTCTCAAGGATCTTTCACAGGACACCTTGACTCCATCACCCAAACTTCCTGTAAGTGGCTAAAAAAATTTTTTCATCTGAGTCAAATTTGtcagtgtttgtttcttctgacaCTTCAGTGTTTCCTATAAAAGAAGAATCTCTTCTAAAGTCTTGTGTCTGGCTGTAAAACTGGGTAGTCAGTCTGATCCTATAATGTCCTTCTATCGTGTATTACACCTGTGCTATCTGAGCATTTGCGGAGATtacataaagtaaataagttCCTTTGGCTCTGTTCCACTTGAGCATATTAGAAGTTTCAGGAACTTTGTTTTCCTCTTACCCTTCCTGTTAAAACAGAAATAGCTTTACATTTTCATATTGTCTTGAATGTGGCAAGATTGTTCCTTGGTCAACTTCAGTTCTTTTGGGAGTTCAATATTTGTTGGGCTAGCTGCTGAGTAAGATGTTTCCTTGTCTTAAGAAGTTCATCCACCTTGATGAATTTAAAAGTCGTTGtggtgttccctctaatttttcccacgcatgtgtggaatgaattttgttatatgcaccagtatggaggtgatgtgtgccATATTGGTGCACGTAACAAAATTCATGTCGCGGGAGCAGGGCcgagggtttggagtgtgggagggggctcagggctggagcagagggttgggatgtggggggtgacggctctgactgggggtggggctggggatcagcAGTTTGGGGTGCAGTCTGCCCTGGACtacagtggggagagaagacTCCCCGCAGCTCgctctccccacagcagtgcctggGTTGGgcaggagaggcacctctccccttcccagctgtggCAGGTCCAGGGCGGGGTTGAGGCCtggggaggggcacctctcccccagccatggCAGGTCTGGAACTAGGGGAGAGGCGTCTCTTCCCACCGCAACCCTGAAACTTAATAGTCTGCTGAGCGGCCACACAGCTTAGGGGGAACTTGGGTAGTTAGTGAGCTCTAAAGGCTCAGGAGGTTGACCTGTGAGCATGAAGTGTTCTCTGAAGTGTATAAGACCATCCTATTGAGGGAGCCTAAATTTCAAAGAAGCTGAGAATACTTGACAACTTGCAGGAGGGGCCAGGACTCGTCCTGCAGTCACTTCTCATTTTTTCCTCAGTCTGTCCATTAGGATGAACCCCATCTTACAATTTACGTGGGTATTATGGGGATAACTTAAGGTTAGCACTTTACAAATTATTTGTTCAGTAGCACAGCCTGGCAAAAaaagctgtttttttaaatttaaaatttatataaaaaaatataaaagagggttaactttaagcacttcTAGCGTAAGACTTTCCTAATGTAGTGCTCCTAACAGAAGGCTAATTACCTTGAAAacagctgattttttaaaaaaaccttatttctAAGACAACTTTGACTATCATGATTACATAAAAATGTATTCTGTTTCTAACTCTTGAAATAGTGGGAGAGTGCTGTTTGCCTTTTTTCCTGAAAAAACACAAATGTAATACATGTAATGACCATTAGAGGCACATACTAGCTCAGATGTCTGGTCGCATACATTTACTGCAAACATATTTCCTAGTATGTGTCTGTAGAATTAAATGGACACTACTGATAAATAGTATGTTACTCAAGAATTGCCATGACCATATCTTTTGTGAGATagtctcctgttttgttttttaaaaagggcgtGCACAAAATGTAGAAGACAAAGAGGCTCCTGAATTGTGCTAAAGCTGTCTCAGGCTGAATTTCTAAATGCTAATCAAATGCAGAATctaggggggtgtgtgtgtgtgtgtgtgtgtgtgtgtgtttaaaaaaaaaagttcttttgaGCTTCTGTGATTGGACCCAGCTGACTCTCAACCCTGTGCCCAGTGTTTTAGACTCCTCTATTCTATTGACTAGCCTTAATTCTCTTCAGCC from Gopherus flavomarginatus isolate rGopFla2 chromosome 6, rGopFla2.mat.asm, whole genome shotgun sequence includes these protein-coding regions:
- the SLF2 gene encoding SMC5-SMC6 complex localization factor protein 2, with product MTRQLSAGSAQGSPGRHFKPAAGGREGARDCRNQSITDFFKPAPKQDRIVLCSPDKRNVKNGDVELSVIRTERFEKKISSQKKTRRERIPVQSPNKSPVMDDLLRGANREKKDSPKVVENNRACPVLSAKYPKVVVRKLLMSGGPPNYSLTKKDTASKREPGRNEKCPIKTRTPLFYENGREQRIDCMDREEASSDASKWVSTSKADILKNYARSHGNVNNKPLCQKAGHSTKLQYSPGESQYWLPLETYCKEEEQTRQRMEQSKLQPFSPVKVFLGTGISNQGNGCLLRKRSSSASDDSTQSKQVSKPKVSSVISRWSSEKAINVWKNQSFCLNSKISSGLSKQKDFTGKRQRISMHIDSKSSGKPVAQTLNELHFSRSSEKCKTRQSEFMNHVLESPGDGVLQLVDAAMSHREDLSLSQEYFDISHKKEKDNPTCEELSPLYSGHRTNKNDQICVADTKENQLQATRSHFLLEKSTSLSQENATVKTHLHELTKTQSNTMCTEKMKCLHSSSPIQSASTCQILETERERDRVRQIEPGLCKDNIQLPPDSLKNFTKSKENTVKASEDNSNLPSVEIFEKPVFSVKIGKVVARSLYFEDGCSASSTSSSQISNELNIESSNITSMLNGKLSNSSDSEDESFDYNLDSDEEEILLPLQDILSSSSKPHVGTPEEACLKDLSQDTLTPSPKLPLSKIPVVSQVSYVNSLEHLLKEKEESKRVDDLEKQLQEDIQEIGLNLASGEEEQENSDEDRDLSEEHRAFIKRFSVVSDAIPDYHPGEEIFRLPNSGKIFNQHNLDLRNSGFIPQNPIEKLLLRSEVTQQLSLTTQGFLSCAYSCTQCPIPVLKWLFQMMSVHSDYYVSMQILDTLMDTTIKNATISDAQSEVWIPSLSDISAVLINMGVPFRSLFPLQHLQPTFTEDDILSEMQITVGKQTSGDTSAGPAFSCLPETNLINVVKFLSFCTTMYPDAYADQEILLLLSLLFKISLEKLLKQIPLIDFQCLVLKLLKNIRDWDAKMPQLCLTISELSSHHHDLLWLVQLVPSWEKRGRQIRRHLSLMIISKLLNKNYTSLPVTSDLQMSLLYQYLVQMKPSNLLKRKIEARKEQQDDVNREFDHTELEQQAYYLTYSLLHLVSEVSCFNVVNSNQRKCLLRLCGALEKHVKCDIREDARLFYRTKVKDLVARIYGKWLEMIQNSRPTQGKLHDFWEPDL